ATCCCCACCTTGATTCTCCACGGTAAACAAGACGAAGTTATCCCCATCACAGCCAGCCGCGATTTTGCTCGTTACCGTCCTTGGGTAGAATTAATAGAACTAAACAGCGACCACGCCTTAAGCAATGTGATGGAAGAAATCTGGCAAGCAATTTGCCTATTCGTCCATAGTCAATAGTTAACAGTCAATAGTCCAAAACCCTTAGCTGTTTGACTGTTGACTAATGACTAATGACTAATGACCAATGACCAATGACTAATGACTAATGACTAAAAATTATGCTCCCTTTTATCCGCTCAGATTTAGCCCAATTCACTGCCTACAAACCCCATCCCAGCAGCGCTACAGCCGCAGCCGTTCCCACCCAATTAGATCGGTTGGATACCAATGAAAGCCCCTATGATTTGCCATCCGAGTTAAAACAAAAGCTCGCTTGGCATTTTCAGGAGATAATCGAAAGTAATCGTTATCCCGATGGCGGACATGAGGCGCTTAAAAGTGCGATCGCTGAGTATGTCAATGAGTCGGCCAATCTTCCATCATCACAATTTACAGCCGCTAATATCTCTGTTGGTAATGGTTCGGATGAGTTAATCCGTTCTTTATTAATTGCTACTTGTTTAGGCGGAGAAGGAGCAATTTTAGTCGCCAATCCCACTTTTTCTATGTATGGGATTTTGGCACAAACTTTAGGTATTCCTGTAGTGTCGATATCTAGAGATACTACAAATTTTGAACTCGACTTGACAGCAGCCCAAACTGCCATTAGCCAAACACAAAATCCTCCTATTCGAGCGGTGTTTGTCGTTCATCCCAACTCACCAACAGCTAACCCTTTAACTGCAAACGAGTTAGCTTGGTTGAAAAGTCTTAATGAAGGAATTTTAGTAGTTATTGACGAAGCTTACTTTGAATTTAGCCAAAATACCCTCATTAGTGAATTAACACAGCGTCCTAATTGGGTAATTTTACGCACCTTTTCCAAAGCTTTCCGGTTAGCAGCCATGCGCGTTGGCTATTGTGTCGCTCATCCAGAAGCGATCGCTATTTTAGAAAAAGTCCGTTTACCTTACAATCTACCTAGTTTCTCAATTGCATCTGCTCTAGTTGCTTTACAAAATCGTGCTACATT
Above is a genomic segment from Nostoc sp. MS1 containing:
- a CDS encoding histidinol-phosphate transaminase, with amino-acid sequence MLPFIRSDLAQFTAYKPHPSSATAAAVPTQLDRLDTNESPYDLPSELKQKLAWHFQEIIESNRYPDGGHEALKSAIAEYVNESANLPSSQFTAANISVGNGSDELIRSLLIATCLGGEGAILVANPTFSMYGILAQTLGIPVVSISRDTTNFELDLTAAQTAISQTQNPPIRAVFVVHPNSPTANPLTANELAWLKSLNEGILVVIDEAYFEFSQNTLISELTQRPNWVILRTFSKAFRLAAMRVGYCVAHPEAIAILEKVRLPYNLPSFSIASALVALQNRATLLESIAQTLEERAKLITAFSEHPELIVSESAANFIFLRLQSNSDTSSAATLQNLHQQLRNYGTLIRQISGGLRITIGSPEENQRTLNHIQAVLREVRG